The sequence below is a genomic window from Pagrus major chromosome 20, Pma_NU_1.0.
CAAATTACCTTTGAGAGAAGATGAAGGGGACGTTGTGGCACTGATTTCAACTCTGAGTCTCTTTGCTAAAGGTTCAAAGTCTGTCAGCGCAGTCATTCTTGAAAAGAAAACGGAACAGATGTCGATATTATTTTTAAACGACGGTGCTTATTGGAAGTTGACACATGGAAAGACACGTAATGTACTGTCAAACATTACTCACAATACAACTTGAGCTGACACCACGACTGAGGTGTTAGTTGGTTTTGTCCAGACTTTATTGGGCAATCCTTTCTTCAAGAGGTGAGCAAATCTTAAAACGTGATATGCCGCCATACATGACACAATCTATGTCAACACAGCACATAAATGTGCTTCAGTTAAAGACATAATTGTCCCGTGTTGCAATGTTGACTGACAAGTAGCGTTATCTCATTAATAAGCACTGGCTAAATAtctaaaatgctgttttgtattttatattattcagACTTTTGCCTTACGTCTAAGTTGTCGTCCGACAGGTTGAGAGATTGTGTAGAAACAACTGCCAGTAAAATATAGTttattagctaacgttagcttacatGCTAACTAGCTCTGGACTACACCGGGTTGTCAAAACAATAGCCTGGTAGCCGTCAGACACTTAAGCGGGTATTATGAAGAGTGACAGCTTTATATTAGAAATACCTTCAAAGTACACCATGAGAGTTGAGGACATATGTTAGTCTTTGATTAAAGTTAAAACGCACCGCGGCATTTTTCAGTAATACTCAATATTTCTGCATTTCAACGGTGCCGCTGCTCAACTCCAAAACACTTCCGCGAGTGAGTGACGTATGCACCACTAAAACATCGCGAGATCTCCAACGCTCAACTTGTTCTCAAAGTTTGTAATGGCAAATCTGTTAGTTATGCCGAAATAACCTCGAAACAAAGCTCTTTTTTAATGGAAGACTTACTGTGTCTTCATATTAACAACGCCGATGAACTAAGTAATGAATGAGGACAGAAACTCACCCACgtgaaacaattaattaacGTCGGTAAGGTTAGTAAAGCTTGTTTAAGCGTCAATTAGCACAACACTTGCCATAACTAGCAAGTTACACCTTAACCTTTAGTAAAGATTAACTGTCTGGTAGATACCAATGCAAATATTGACTTGCCACTCCTCAATTTCAGTTTGTTGTCTTTAGGCTCTAACGCTCACCAGTTAGTTAGCCACACCCACCATGACGCAcctgggcagcagcagcaggaggaagcaGGCACGGACCTTGAGTTCATTAATGTCAGATATACCCTAACCTTAATGGGGACATAATCCAGACACTATAACCAGGATCATGCTCAGAATATACATCCTTGTCGCTGTTTTCTTGCTGTGTTACGTTTCTGGGATTGACAACCAAGGTGAGGCACGGCTGATCCGGTTACCTGTTGTGTAGTCTGTCGATGGAGCAGgaaaaaagagtttgtttttgtattataCCCCCCAATAACTATGATTTCACATTATgagaggggttttttttaaccatcaaGTCTGCTTTTGGtctttgattgtttgttttagaGGGAGTTTATGGCATCAGTTACTCCCAGAATGCCTTAACAATACTTTCCCTGTGTGTTCACCTGTATTTCAGACGTTTCCCATGGGCTTTCATTTAAACTCTCCAAGTACTCCATTGTGAATCCTCAAGTGGTTCACAGATGGACAAGGAGCACCGACAGACAGTCAGAAGAGGTAGGTAAACCCCTGATTATATTATCTTTTTTAACTTATATTATAATATGACAACATTTAAGGATACTTTCTTGTTTAATTCAGAAACATGGAGATGAGGAGTCAATATCCTATGCACTCAACATAAACAACGCAAAGCACGTCCTTCATCTACAAAAGAACAGGTACCCACAGAGACATGACTGCAAGTCCTTTTAAATGCTTCAGATGAATTatcacatgtatttttttctctttttttcagagATTTTTTACACCCAAACTTTGTTCAGTATTCGCGTGATGCCACTGGTAACCACACATCATCATACCCAAAACCACATGTACGTAAGCTGACACTCAGTCATTCTGGTTAGTTAGGATGGTGTAAACATCAACCCTTGAACCggtttttacttttcttctccCAGGTCCATTGCTATTACCACGGAGTGGTGGAGGGTTATGAGGATTCATTGGTAGCGCTCAGCACATGCTCTGGCCTCAGGTTTGATGATCTCTCTTGTTTTTCCCACTTCCTCCTTTTAGTGATTTGAACTTTCATTGGAACCATGTGATGATAACGATTTACGGGATTGTTTCGAAAGATTTCAGTGAATCACAAGCTGGCGGTTATGCCATAGAGGAAGtcacttttcatcattttctaaGATCTTCTTCTAAATCTTGTCAGTGATATAACCTATGTAATGCTTGTATTACATTTGAGTGTTCcactttttaatgtatttgaaaGTGCTAAAATAGATACCCCCCAAACACCAATATATGAATATAGTAATTAAGGCCCTTAATGTTGTGATTTTGCATACATTTGCCATATCGTTATATAACTGTATATCAGTATGTGACACTGATGTCAGCCATTTTACTAAAACACAAGTAGAGTCACAAATTAAAGCAATTTTCCGTCCCATCAAACATATTTTAGCCCATTTAATATAGAAAATGTGTTGCGTTTACGCTCGATCTGTGTACTTCTGTTCCTCAGTAAGTGCATTTGCATTTCACACCCTGGATTTAGTATTGACTGGACGAATTTCTCTAATTGTGTAGCGTCATGCATTCTTCTCTGTAGGGGTGTGATCATCCTAGGAAATGAGACCTATGGGCTTGATCCTGTGCCACAGTCTTCCACCAACGAGCACCTTCTGTACCTATTAAAGGACGTCCAGTCTGACCCCGTCACCTGTGGGGTCGTCGATGAGGCTGCATCATCAACGCAAAGCCATGAACCCTTTGAGCCTAGCCAGTCACTCACTTCTCTGCTGCGGGTCAGGATGATCACTGCTTTCGCATGAACTTGTGTTTATAGTGTGAACAGGTTTTAAAATGGATCGTGGCTGACGTTCTAAATGATTGCTCTCCCTTCTTTACTGTTTGTTATTTCAACAGAGGAAGCGCAATTTACCTCAAACCAGATATGTGGAGTTGGTGCTGGTAGTCGACAAGCTCAGGGTGAGTGAGTTAATCTGTTTATGAATTCGCTCGTATTTAAGTGAGAGTGACTAGATGAGCACTTAAATCAAACTCATTGTATGAAATAGTAAGTAAGGaatgtgctttttctttctAGCGTTGCAGTGCTTTTCCTGTGATGTACCATATGTATTAAGAAGTAATGTTTGATTATTgtgttaattgtttttataGTACGATTTTAGGTCACAAAATGAGACGGCGATACGAGAGGAAGTGGTGGATATGGCTAATCTACTGGATGGGGTGAGATTTTCAGTTGTTGGTAGAGGAACTGATGCCTAGTTTAAATTGATTCTGGTGTTTTGTCTTAGGGCTATGCTTcataatcttttgttttttattttctgttctatTCCAGTATTACAAGCAGCTTAATATCCGCGTAGTGCTGACGGGCCTGGAGATTTTTAAGGATAGTAATCCCTTTAGTGTGGAGGGCAATGCAGGAGACGTGTTGGGGAGGTTCGTTAAGTGGAGGAAGAATACTCTGTTACCAAGACACAGGCATGACATTGGTCAACTTCTTGTGTAAGTAATGTGTGTTCTTTAATTGAGTCATCTCATGAGagtgaactgaatattttggcAAATTTGTAAAATTTCTCTTGGTGCAATTGTTTCTCAGGGGTCGGTCAGGGGCATACGGTGGTGGTGTGTTAGGTATGGCCTTTGTCGGAACGGTCTGCTCCACAACAACCTCTGGAGGAATCAACGTGGTCAGTTCAACTCCCTTTTAACTTCTAACACCAGCTGACACCATGGTGCTTTGGCAGCTTGAGCTTTTGTGCAGAATCTGATACTGCCTCCATTATTCATGGGAGGTTCTGTAAATGCAGCTCATTCTCAAAGGCTATAAATAACGCAGTAGTTAAACAGGTTAGACTTGAACACAGTTTTAAGAAGCTGCATGACAAGGCAACTTTGTTTGACTTATTAGgttcctgacatttttttgcattgtgATGTAACATGGTGTTTAAATTTCCTTTAAAGTCACACTGTAAAGAAATATAGCTTTTTTTTCTATGTTGGCTTGGgaatttatgtaaaaaaagatgaaatattgatattttagaatttttaaatgtcacaaatgaaTCTtttttacggaagccctaaagggccatgcattcatacattttatttcctccgttttcctgtgataacgagttaatttcatttgtattcttgagatctcgagttattatctcgaaataacaactgccgttttcccgagataacaagataattttctcgagatctcgagataacgaaactttgttttcccgagataacgatataattaatttgagatctcaagataatgactgtgatatgataggcctgagattatggagccagggacctcgtagctggccagctatgtagttaacgacgacatcaggctcacttagattgcgccgccgatatagctgaagccttgctaaccgtctttttagattacgcacactaatgtgtatattatctgtaatagcaaggcataatgctatttcagcctgtgtcaggccttgattgaaaagatatgtgacgtggtgatcgatacgctcctgctcctctgacattgctacactgaatgatgtttcctgcaatgatttaatatactacactatcgttttgttttctcaagatctcgagaaaattatcccgttatctcgggaaaacggcagttgttatttcgagataataactcgagatatCGAGGAAACAagtgaaattaactcgttatcacgggaaaacggaggaaataaaatgtatgaatgcatggctctttagggcttccgtacatttTACTTCCTGATGAACTGAAAATATTACCCCTGGGTACAAAATCCCTTCAAATAATATAATTGAACATTTTCTGCCCCTTTTCTTTATGCAACGCATATACAATTAGCGACACTTGAATGATCCTTTCATGCCAGATCTCTTTCAACTGTCAATACACttaatgaatcaagtgaaatgCTCTCTTTTACTGTGACATaacactgcttttctttgatgGAGGATTCATCTGTAGCCAAAGCTCCTTTTAGGTTTTTTTTGATAATATTGATCAATAACATTCATTTCCAATTCAGGATAATAAATTAAAGTATATAAACCATTGAGAATGTAAGTCCTGAATGTTCTGGGTGTGTTTTGACAGTTCAGTGGCAACGGTGTGGCTTATGTCTCCACCATAGTGGCCCATGAGATGGGCCACAACCTGGGCATGAATCACGACGGTGCGGGCTGCAGTTGTGGAGGAGAAACCTGCATCATGGCAGGGGCTGCTAGGTAACACATcttccacaaaatatttctcaaCCCTTTgacatgaaattaaatatatgtactgtatataatatgCTGTATATGGTGTATTCTGTGCCTTAGTGGAGCTATAGTGTCTTATACATGCTGTTTTCCTTCCCTGAAAATAAGAATATACTTTGTTACATTAAAACTAGAAAATAGAActtctgttgttttcatgttttctcatTCCCCAGTATACCCATGGTGTATTTAATTACTGCTTCTGTATGATTTAGTCTGTTTTGATGCCAATTTATATTGTACAGAAAAGTTCAGTTGCACGTCAGTCCATTTATCAAGAGATTATTATAGGAagcaaatctttaaaaaatttTTTACTCTCCCTATCAGGGTTTAACAATATAGCTTAATGTAATATATCAATATCTTCACTTTGTGCTGACATTGTTTGGTCCGAAGCACTTGATGTactaaaagatttttttttcaaccatcTTTTGGGACTTTGGTGGCTCCTTACTTAAGTCATAtaactgtttttgttcatgttttatatatttttttctacatatgtttttaaaaaactactaattaatgttattttgaCAACCAAACAATGTCATGTCCAAATAGATATTACCATTAATGGATTATCCTGTCACCCTTTAGTGGTTCCCCTactttcagcagctgcagtgcaAGAGACTTTGAGAGACTCATCATCCGTGGAGGAGGCATGTGTCTGAATAACCAGCCATCCGCATCAGATGCGATTGGCAAAGCTGAATGTGGCAACGGCCGACTGGACGAAGGGGAGCAGTGTGATTGTGGCAAACCACAGGTAGAgtaaaactcacacacacacatggaaagaTAGAGAACCAAACACTTCCCATTGACATGCATTGGAGAAGAATTTTTTTGGAAAACATAATTTACCGTAATGTAACTGATGGTACAGTACAGACAGAAACGATGTAGAGGCTGAGTTGAAGAGGATGTCTTGAAAAGGTTGTGATACGGTGCGATACGGAAACAGACATTTACAAATTGATTATTATAATGGTTACaatctgtgtttcttttcaaGACAAACTTTTTGATGTACCACAAATGTGTACAGACACATTTTGCTACCTGTGCTCAGGGGGGCTGCTGCAGCAACTGTCAGGTTAGCTTAATGTTGGGCTTAAGGAGGGAGTTGTGATGCTTATGAATGCACTAAATCAACGTGAAAAATTTGActtgtgtgttattgtttttgttttagatcTTAGTTTCTGGAACACCATGCAGACAGTCTGTCGACACCTGTGATCTTCCTGAGTTCTGTAATGGCAGGAATGCCTCCTGTCCCAATGACTTCTACATCATGGACGGCCTGCCCTGTGAAGGCGCTTACTGCTTCGAGGGCCGATGCCAGACGTATGATTTCCAGTGCAGGCATCTATTTGCACCAGGTATAGGCGTAATAAGGCGTGATACAAAGACGTCTGCAGCTAATTAAAGACCTAGAAGCTATTTATTTCAATCCATTTGTGTAACACTAACTCTGAATAATCCAGGCAATAAATTAGTACATCAGTTCAAAGTCTACCAGGAGGCTGTGGTCACCTGGCTCAATATGAT
It includes:
- the adam9b gene encoding disintegrin and metalloproteinase domain-containing protein 9, giving the protein MLRIYILVAVFLLCYVSGIDNQDVSHGLSFKLSKYSIVNPQVVHRWTRSTDRQSEEKHGDEESISYALNINNAKHVLHLQKNRDFLHPNFVQYSRDATGNHTSSYPKPHVHCYYHGVVEGYEDSLVALSTCSGLRGVIILGNETYGLDPVPQSSTNEHLLYLLKDVQSDPVTCGVVDEAASSTQSHEPFEPSQSLTSLLRRKRNLPQTRYVELVLVVDKLRYDFRSQNETAIREEVVDMANLLDGYYKQLNIRVVLTGLEIFKDSNPFSVEGNAGDVLGRFVKWRKNTLLPRHRHDIGQLLVGRSGAYGGGVLGMAFVGTVCSTTTSGGINVFSGNGVAYVSTIVAHEMGHNLGMNHDGAGCSCGGETCIMAGAASGSPTFSSCSARDFERLIIRGGGMCLNNQPSASDAIGKAECGNGRLDEGEQCDCGKPQILVSGTPCRQSVDTCDLPEFCNGRNASCPNDFYIMDGLPCEGAYCFEGRCQTYDFQCRHLFAPDPATKADDICFEHANTRGNLFGNCGRNGNDFIKCTVANAKCGKVQCTNVDLNTIPTGAQVSIQMVEGSTCVNADFNLGTDVTDPAYVNSGSPCGEGKTCLDFQCVNASALLPKLDCDARTTCTNRGVCNDQGHCHCENGWAPPRCDRAGMGGSIDSGPAQIDYSLRNGLLIFFLLVVPLLVLLILVLLYIFRRDTLDPCLKGGLTKRLKSRNAQNANGQSNSNVQTTTQLPAQVPPVTAGYPPATSVPISGFRYGELDYWNADAPAAAPAQSAAPRQGPGVPKPILPKQPPV